The following coding sequences lie in one Calditrichota bacterium genomic window:
- a CDS encoding sigma-54-dependent Fis family transcriptional regulator has translation MKRQGAAHILVVDDEQKALDIMEDILMHEGYRVSTATTAEEALRLAEQENPDLVLLDLVMPGVNGMELLRRLVALDSTRPVVMISAHGDIPKAVDAILQGATDFLQKPVKLPDLLRHIQENLQKGQALRRAAASAAELYERYGMVGTSRQMREVYSIIDRAAPTDATVLILGETGTGKELVASAIHRLSGRKGRFVAVNCSAFPEGLLESQLFGHKKGAFTGATRDYEGIFVHANGGTVFLDELCSMSLSAQAKVLRTLESGEVQPVGSESVRMVDVRLIGASNRNIEEEVRAGRFREDLYYRLNVVKIQLPPLRDRREDIPQLVGHFLRQACQEQHKPLIRLTPAAMEALVGSAWTGNVRELRNFIERMVIFADREVIDLPQIRHAMSEDQDKLELSYVGLPLREARRRFERDLIRAKLIANAWNMNATAEQLGIERTNLYRKMRQLGIEQESQSP, from the coding sequence ATGAAACGCCAGGGTGCAGCGCACATCCTTGTGGTTGACGACGAACAGAAGGCCCTCGACATCATGGAAGACATCCTCATGCACGAGGGCTATCGGGTGTCGACGGCTACGACGGCTGAGGAGGCACTGCGGTTGGCCGAACAAGAAAACCCGGACCTTGTGCTGCTCGACCTGGTCATGCCAGGAGTGAACGGCATGGAGCTACTGCGCCGCTTAGTCGCCTTGGACAGCACGCGTCCAGTGGTGATGATTTCTGCCCATGGTGACATCCCGAAGGCAGTGGATGCGATCCTGCAAGGCGCAACGGATTTTCTGCAAAAGCCCGTCAAGCTGCCGGACCTCCTTCGCCACATCCAGGAGAACTTGCAGAAGGGGCAGGCCTTGCGCCGAGCGGCAGCCTCCGCGGCAGAGCTCTATGAGCGCTACGGAATGGTCGGCACCAGCCGCCAGATGCGCGAAGTCTATAGCATCATCGACCGCGCCGCACCTACTGATGCCACCGTGCTCATCCTCGGCGAGACTGGCACCGGAAAAGAGCTGGTCGCCTCCGCCATCCACCGCCTGAGCGGCCGTAAAGGACGCTTTGTGGCGGTCAACTGCTCGGCTTTTCCGGAGGGGCTGTTGGAAAGCCAGCTCTTTGGCCACAAGAAGGGAGCCTTCACCGGGGCGACCCGGGACTATGAGGGAATTTTCGTGCACGCCAACGGGGGCACTGTTTTTCTCGACGAACTATGCAGTATGAGCCTCTCGGCGCAGGCGAAGGTCCTCCGGACATTGGAGAGCGGTGAAGTGCAGCCTGTGGGGAGCGAGTCTGTGCGGATGGTGGATGTCCGGCTCATTGGCGCCAGCAATCGCAACATCGAGGAGGAGGTGCGCGCTGGCCGCTTTCGGGAGGACCTCTACTACCGGCTCAACGTCGTCAAGATTCAGCTACCTCCTCTCCGCGACCGTCGGGAGGACATTCCGCAGTTGGTCGGCCATTTCCTCAGGCAGGCATGCCAGGAGCAGCACAAACCGCTCATCCGCCTCACGCCTGCAGCCATGGAGGCGCTTGTGGGCTCTGCCTGGACCGGCAACGTGCGCGAGCTGCGCAACTTTATCGAGCGCATGGTGATTTTCGCCGATAGGGAGGTCATCGACCTACCGCAGATACGGCACGCGATGTCCGAGGACCAGGATAAGCTGGAGCTCAGCTACGTGGGACTGCCGCTGCGCGAGGCAAGGAGAAGGTTTGAGCGTGACCTGATCAGGGCCAAACTCATCGCCAATGCGTGGAACATGAACGCGACTGCGGAGCAGCT